A section of the Leptospira semungkisensis genome encodes:
- a CDS encoding family 2A encapsulin nanocompartment shell protein: MADESQTQHSLGDRSARVLANTTKTPPQYDLITPRWLVRLLDWKPLESGTLRVNRVKDNTSVDVLCGQKDEQPLPETFVDYEEKPREYTLSAISTVLDVHTRVSDLFSSPHDQIKEQLRLTIESVKERQENELINNDDYGLLKNVPKGQRIQTRKGAPTPDDLDELISKVWKEPSFFLAHPLAVAAFGRECTRRGVPPATVSLFGSQFLTWRGLPIIPTNKLLVGGESSPKAPGGTTNILLLRVGEKKQGVIGLYQPGLPGEQTPGLSVRFMGINRSAIGSYLISLYCSAAVLTNDAIAVLENVDVGNYYDYK; the protein is encoded by the coding sequence ATGGCTGATGAAAGCCAAACACAACATTCTCTCGGAGATAGATCCGCCCGCGTACTTGCGAATACTACAAAAACACCTCCTCAATATGATCTAATCACACCTCGTTGGCTTGTCCGTTTATTAGATTGGAAGCCCTTAGAGTCGGGAACGCTCAGAGTGAATAGGGTCAAGGACAATACTTCCGTAGATGTTCTTTGCGGACAGAAGGACGAGCAGCCACTTCCGGAAACATTCGTGGATTACGAAGAAAAGCCAAGAGAATACACGTTAAGCGCTATATCTACAGTATTAGATGTTCATACAAGAGTGTCAGATCTCTTTAGCAGTCCTCATGACCAGATCAAAGAGCAATTGCGTCTTACGATCGAGAGTGTGAAAGAAAGGCAAGAAAACGAACTCATTAATAACGATGACTATGGCCTACTGAAGAATGTTCCTAAAGGACAAAGGATACAGACTAGAAAGGGAGCGCCTACGCCTGACGATCTGGACGAGCTTATTTCTAAAGTTTGGAAGGAGCCTTCCTTCTTCTTAGCACATCCTCTTGCAGTAGCTGCCTTCGGAAGGGAATGTACTCGTAGAGGAGTTCCTCCGGCTACAGTTTCTCTTTTCGGCTCTCAATTCCTAACTTGGAGAGGACTGCCCATCATTCCTACGAACAAGCTTTTAGTGGGAGGAGAATCTTCTCCGAAGGCTCCTGGTGGTACAACAAACATTCTACTCTTAAGAGTAGGTGAGAAGAAGCAAGGAGTGATCGGTCTGTACCAACCTGGCTTACCAGGAGAGCAGACTCCGGGATTATCCGTACGTTTTATGGGGATCAATCGATCTGCAATCGGATCCTATTTGATCTCTCTCTATTGCTCTGCTGCAGTTCTTACAAACGATGCGATCGCTGTCTTGGAGAATGTAGACGTAGGAAACTACTATGACTACAAGTGA
- a CDS encoding family 2A encapsulin nanocompartment cargo protein cysteine desulfurase, which translates to MTTSDPFSSDPNDWNFRNAGVDIPIDPNLIAALAKEFLGSYDRSAGTEELVLSNAPSFPEGLSPEDPNRFVKSGPSFSFLEETRAFVNPSSAIQITDPFSFHPSLVPSVELSSGNFDLSYVRNDFPILQEKVNGRNLVWLDNAATTHKPQSVIDRLSYFYKHENSNIHRGAHTLAARATDAYESAREKVKQFLNSSSSEEIVLVRGATEAINLVAQTWGKKNIGKDDEILISWLEHHANIVPWQILCAEKGAKLKVIPVDETGQIILSEYQRLLTPRTKLVAFTQVSNALGTVTPVEAMTNQAHSIGAKVLVDGAQAVSHMRVDVQAIDCDFYVFSGHKVFAPTGIGVLYGKKEVLDTMPPWQGGGNMIQDVTFEKTVYQAAPFRFEAGTGNIADAVGLGAAIDYLNRIGMDRVAEYEHSLLEYGTTQLLRIPGLKLIGTAKDKAGVLSFVLDGFKTEDVGRYLAQEGIAVRSGHHCAQPILRRFGLESTVRPSLAIYNTCEDIDALINALFDLIGGRTSGPL; encoded by the coding sequence ATGACTACAAGTGATCCATTTTCTTCGGATCCAAATGATTGGAATTTTCGAAACGCAGGAGTAGATATTCCAATCGATCCGAATTTGATCGCTGCACTCGCTAAGGAATTCTTGGGGTCTTATGATAGATCTGCCGGGACAGAAGAATTAGTCTTATCTAATGCTCCTTCTTTTCCGGAAGGATTGAGTCCAGAAGACCCGAATCGCTTTGTGAAGTCAGGTCCTTCATTTTCTTTTTTGGAAGAGACTAGGGCATTTGTAAATCCTTCCTCGGCGATACAAATTACGGATCCATTCAGTTTTCATCCAAGCCTTGTTCCTTCTGTGGAATTGTCCTCTGGAAATTTCGATCTTTCTTATGTACGTAACGATTTTCCGATCTTACAAGAGAAGGTAAACGGAAGGAATTTAGTTTGGTTGGATAATGCTGCGACCACCCACAAGCCTCAATCTGTTATAGATCGCCTCTCTTACTTCTACAAACATGAGAACTCGAATATACATAGAGGAGCTCATACTTTGGCAGCAAGAGCGACTGACGCATACGAATCTGCTCGGGAGAAGGTGAAGCAATTCTTGAATTCATCTTCTTCTGAAGAGATCGTTCTCGTGCGAGGAGCGACAGAAGCGATCAATCTGGTGGCTCAAACCTGGGGAAAGAAGAATATAGGAAAGGATGATGAGATCCTGATCTCTTGGCTGGAGCACCACGCGAATATCGTTCCTTGGCAGATACTTTGTGCGGAGAAAGGAGCCAAGCTCAAGGTAATCCCTGTGGATGAAACAGGACAGATCATTCTCTCCGAATACCAAAGGCTTTTGACTCCTCGTACTAAGTTAGTCGCATTCACTCAAGTCTCGAATGCGCTCGGCACAGTGACTCCTGTTGAGGCAATGACAAACCAGGCGCATTCTATAGGAGCTAAGGTACTTGTGGACGGAGCTCAGGCTGTTTCACACATGAGAGTGGACGTCCAGGCGATCGATTGCGATTTCTATGTATTCTCCGGGCATAAGGTATTCGCTCCAACAGGAATCGGTGTCTTGTACGGTAAGAAAGAAGTCTTGGACACAATGCCTCCTTGGCAAGGAGGAGGGAATATGATCCAAGATGTTACCTTCGAAAAGACAGTATATCAGGCGGCTCCCTTTCGTTTCGAAGCAGGAACAGGAAATATCGCCGATGCAGTAGGTCTAGGAGCGGCGATCGATTATCTAAATCGGATTGGTATGGATCGAGTAGCAGAATATGAACATTCCCTCTTGGAATATGGAACAACGCAGTTACTCAGAATTCCCGGACTCAAGCTGATCGGAACCGCCAAAGATAAAGCAGGAGTATTGTCCTTTGTTTTGGATGGATTCAAAACGGAAGATGTGGGACGTTATCTTGCCCAGGAAGGGATTGCGGTTCGGTCAGGGCATCATTGCGCACAACCGATTCTAAGACGATTCGGCCTGGAAAGTACTGTCAGACCTTCTCTTGCTATCTATAATACTTGCGAGGATATAGATGCACTCATTAACGCCTTGTTCGATTTGATTGGAGGAAGGACTTCCGGTCCTTTATAA